Within Conexibacter woesei DSM 14684, the genomic segment CGGCGCTGCGGTCGGTCGCGGGGCTCGAGACGATCGACGGCGGCGAGATCCGGATCGGCGGCGAGGTCGTCAACGACGTCGCGCCGCCCGACCGCGACATCGCGATGGTGTTCCAGAGCTACGCGCTCTACCCGCACCTGACGGTCGAGCGCAACATGGCGTTCCCGCTCCGGATGAGAAAGGTCGCGGCGGCGGAGGCGAACAGGCGCGTCGCCGACGCGGCGGCGCTGCTCGGGATCGAGGCGCTGCTGCAGCGCAAGCCCGGCCAGCTCTCCGGCGGGCAGCGCCAGCGCGTGGCGATGGGCCGCGCGATCGTGCGCCAGCCGCGCGCGTTCCTGATGGACGAGCCGCTCTCGAACCTCGACGCGAAGCTGCGCGTGCAGATGCGCGCGGAGCTGGTCAACCTCCACCGCCGCCTCGGCGTCACGACGCTCTACGTGACGCACGACCAGGTCGAGGCGATGACGCTCGGCGACCGTGTCGCGGTCCTCAACGGCGGGATCGTGCAGCAGGTCGACTCGCCACATCGGCTCTACCGCAGACCGGCGAACACCTACGTCGCCGGCTTCATGGGCAGCCCACCGATGAACTTCCTGCCCGGCCGGCTGCGCGGCGGCGCGCTCGAGGTCGGCGGCCAGGCGGCGTCGGCGTCGGAGCGCTGGCAGGGCGCCGACGGCGACGTGCTCGTCGGCGTGCGGCCGGAGGGACTCGCGCCCGGCCCGCCGCCGGCGGGCGAGCCGGCGGTCGCGTTCGACGCGCTCGTCGAGCTGGTCGAGGACATCGGCGCGGAGAGCATCGTGCACGTGCGGCCGGCGGGGCTGGAGCCGGCCGAGCTGGCCGACCGCCCGATCGAGCTGCGCGGCACGCTCGCGATGCGCGTCGTCTCCGGCGCGACGTTCGCGATCGGCGAGCGCGTCAGCGTCCACGCCGTCGCGGACAGGCTGCATGCGTTCGACGTCGCCAGCAGGCTCGCGCTGGCGCACGCGGGGGAGTGAGGTGCGCGCGCGCTGGCGGGCGGCGGCTGACGGGCAGGCGGCGACGCGGGCGGCGGCTGACGCGGCGGCGGCTGACGCGGCGGCGGCTGACGGCGAGGTCGTCGCGGGTCGGCCGTAGACTGCCCGCGCGATGGCGGGCGAGCCGACCTACGAGCTGCTGCGCGTGCGCACGCGCGCCGGGGACGAGACGACCGTCTACCTCGTCCGTCACCCGCGCGCGACGACCCGGCTCAGCGTCGCGTGCTTCGCCGCCCCGACGCGCCTTGACCGCTGGTGCGTCGAGAACGACCGCCCGGAGGCGATCGTCGCGGGCTTCTTCGTGCGCGACCCGCACCTGCCGCTCGGCGAGGTCCGCGTCGGCGGCGTCCCCGTCGTCCACGAGCCGGTCGCCGCGCCGTGGGCGGGACGGCGCGCGTGCGTCCACGTCGACGGCGAGATCCGGATCGCGCCGCGCGAGGAGCTGGCCGATGTGGGGGGAGGCGACCTCGTCCAGGCCGGCCCGCTGCTCGTGCGCGACGGGACGGCCGCGATCGTCGACGGGGAGGATCGCGAGGGC encodes:
- a CDS encoding phosphodiester glycosidase family protein; translated protein: MAGEPTYELLRVRTRAGDETTVYLVRHPRATTRLSVACFAAPTRLDRWCVENDRPEAIVAGFFVRDPHLPLGEVRVGGVPVVHEPVAAPWAGRRACVHVDGEIRIAPREELADVGGGDLVQAGPLLVRDGTAAIVDGEDREGFSAGASQFDSDITAERHPRCALGVSEDELLAVCCDGRRSGVDAGLDLAELARLMVSFGAREAINLDGGGSATLVHRGHLLNRPYADRDQPAPESRPVMTALLFERAP
- a CDS encoding ABC transporter ATP-binding protein, translated to MAAIELDRISKRFADGTVAIDDLSLTAADGEFLILVGPSGCGKSTALRSVAGLETIDGGEIRIGGEVVNDVAPPDRDIAMVFQSYALYPHLTVERNMAFPLRMRKVAAAEANRRVADAAALLGIEALLQRKPGQLSGGQRQRVAMGRAIVRQPRAFLMDEPLSNLDAKLRVQMRAELVNLHRRLGVTTLYVTHDQVEAMTLGDRVAVLNGGIVQQVDSPHRLYRRPANTYVAGFMGSPPMNFLPGRLRGGALEVGGQAASASERWQGADGDVLVGVRPEGLAPGPPPAGEPAVAFDALVELVEDIGAESIVHVRPAGLEPAELADRPIELRGTLAMRVVSGATFAIGERVSVHAVADRLHAFDVASRLALAHAGE